CGAGGTCGGCTTCCGAGCAGGTCACGACCACGCGGGTGGCCGACTCGGAGAAGAGCCAGACGTAGGGGGCCGGGCCCACTTGAGTCGGATCGATCCGGGCTCCCAGCCCGCCGGCGATCGCCATCTCTGCGAGCGTCACGCCGACACCGCCTTCGGAGCAGTCGTGCGCGGCGGTCAGCAGGCCGTCGCCGGCCAGCGCGACGAGCGTGTCGATCAGCGCCTTCTCCTGCTCGAGATCGAGCTCGGGCGGCGTGCCGCCGAGATGGCGGTGAAGCGTCCACGCGTACTCCGAGCCGCCGAGCTCGGCCCTGGTCTTGCCGAGCAGCACGATCATGTCGCCGGCGTTGCGGAACGCGATATCGACCCGGCGCTCGATGTCATCGAGCACTCCTAACATCCCGACGACCGGCGTCGGATGGATCGACTCGCCGTCGGTCTCGTTGTAGAAGCTGACGTTTCCGCCGGTGATCGGCGTCGCCAGCGCGCGGCAGGCTTCGCCCATTCCGGCGACGGCTTCGGCGAACTGCCACATCACGTCGGGCCGCTCGGGGTTCCCGAAGTTGAGGCAGTTGGTGGCGGCGATCGGCCGCGCGCCGGAGCACGCGACGTTACGCGCGGCCTCGGCGACCGCGTGCATCGCGCCGAGACGAGGGTCGAGCTGCCCGAAGCGCCCGTTGCCGTCGGTCGAGACGGCGAGCGCGCGGTTCGTTCCCTCGAGCCGGATAACCGCGGCGTCGCCGCCGGGCCCGGCGAGAGTGTTGTGCTGGACGAGATAGTCGTACTGGCGCCAGACCCACCGCTTCGAGCAGACGTTCGGCGCGGCGATCAGCGCCAGCAGCGCGTCGCCGAGGTCCTCCGGTCGCGGCAGGTCGAGCGGGTCCCCCTTGCGGA
The window above is part of the Actinomycetota bacterium genome. Proteins encoded here:
- a CDS encoding AIR synthase-related protein; translation: FEILTSESQERMFAIVRPGDVDEAVEICRRWGVPAVPVARVTDGSELIVKQRGEVVASVPARSLADEGPEYHRPMERPAWIDVLRKGDPLDLPRPEDLGDALLALIAAPNVCSKRWVWRQYDYLVQHNTLAGPGGDAAVIRLEGTNRALAVSTDGNGRFGQLDPRLGAMHAVAEAARNVACSGARPIAATNCLNFGNPERPDVMWQFAEAVAGMGEACRALATPITGGNVSFYNETDGESIHPTPVVGMLGVLDDIERRVDIAFRNAGDMIVLLGKTRAELGGSEYAWTLHRHLGGTPPELDLEQEKALIDTLVALAGDGLLTAAHDCSEGGVGVTLAEMAIAGGLGARIDPTQVGPAPYVWLFSESATRVVVTCSEADLDRVLDAAALRGVPADIIGIVGGDSVNVGIHLDLAVSVLAERFESGLPERLI